One stretch of Actinacidiphila sp. DG2A-62 DNA includes these proteins:
- the hpnE gene encoding hydroxysqualene dehydroxylase HpnE, producing the protein MTTAPAGPQVGTGPGPRTAVVVGGGLAGVTAALALADAGLRVTLTEARPRLGGLAFSFRRGELSVDNGQHVFLRCCTAYQWFLDRIGARDLVTVQRRLDVPVRDAATGRVGRIGRTALPVPLHLVASLARYPHLSLKERASVGRAALALRGLDPQDPALDGVDFGGWLAGRGQSPRTVEALWDLVGVATLNARAGDASLGLAAKVFKTGLLSDPAAADIGWASAPLGDLHDGRGRGALDAAGVRVLLRARATRIAAAPADDGGPRGTAGATARADGAGWRVDIETGPGRGEQLTADTVVLAVPQHEAHGLLPQGALEEPEKLLRIGTAPILNVHVIYDRQVLDRPFLAAVGSPVQWVFDRTTSSGLTGGGQYVAVSQSAVHDEIDLPVAELRERYLPELERVLPAARGAGVRDFFVTRERTATFAPTPGVGALRPGAATRLPGFFLAGAWTATGWPATMEGAVRSGLRASREALSALGLPFDSGVLEAA; encoded by the coding sequence ATGACCACCGCACCGGCCGGCCCGCAGGTCGGCACCGGTCCCGGCCCCCGTACGGCCGTGGTGGTCGGCGGCGGTCTGGCCGGCGTCACCGCGGCCCTCGCCCTGGCCGACGCGGGGCTGCGCGTCACCCTGACCGAGGCCCGCCCACGCCTGGGCGGCCTCGCCTTCTCCTTCCGCCGCGGCGAGTTGTCGGTCGACAACGGCCAGCACGTCTTCCTGCGCTGCTGCACCGCCTACCAGTGGTTCCTCGACCGGATCGGGGCCCGCGACCTGGTCACCGTGCAGCGCCGGCTGGACGTGCCGGTGCGCGACGCGGCCACCGGCCGGGTCGGCCGGATCGGCCGCACCGCGCTGCCGGTGCCGCTGCACCTGGTGGCGAGCCTGGCGCGCTACCCGCACCTGTCGCTGAAGGAGCGCGCCTCGGTCGGCCGGGCCGCGCTGGCGCTGCGTGGCCTGGACCCGCAGGACCCGGCGCTGGACGGCGTCGACTTCGGCGGCTGGCTGGCCGGCCGCGGCCAGTCGCCGCGGACCGTGGAGGCGCTGTGGGACCTGGTCGGCGTCGCCACCCTCAACGCCAGGGCGGGCGACGCCTCGCTGGGCCTGGCCGCCAAGGTCTTCAAGACCGGACTGCTCTCCGACCCGGCCGCCGCCGACATCGGCTGGGCCTCGGCCCCGCTCGGCGACCTGCACGACGGCCGCGGCCGCGGCGCGCTGGACGCCGCCGGGGTGCGCGTCCTGCTGCGCGCCCGGGCCACCCGGATCGCCGCGGCGCCGGCCGACGACGGCGGCCCGCGGGGGACTGCCGGCGCCACGGCGCGGGCGGACGGCGCCGGCTGGCGGGTCGACATCGAGACCGGACCCGGCCGTGGCGAGCAACTGACCGCCGACACCGTGGTGTTGGCCGTGCCGCAGCACGAGGCGCACGGCCTGCTGCCGCAGGGCGCGCTGGAAGAGCCGGAAAAGCTGTTGCGCATCGGCACGGCCCCGATCCTCAATGTCCATGTGATCTACGACAGACAGGTGCTCGACCGGCCGTTCCTCGCGGCCGTCGGCAGCCCTGTCCAGTGGGTCTTCGACCGCACCACCAGCTCGGGACTCACCGGCGGCGGCCAGTACGTGGCCGTCTCCCAGTCCGCGGTGCACGACGAGATCGACCTGCCCGTCGCCGAACTGCGCGAGCGCTACCTGCCGGAGCTCGAGCGGGTGCTGCCCGCCGCCCGGGGCGCGGGGGTCCGCGACTTCTTCGTCACCCGCGAGCGCACCGCGACCTTCGCGCCGACCCCCGGGGTCGGCGCGCTGCGCCCGGGCGCGGCGACGCGCCTGCCGGGCTTCTTCCTGGCCGGCGCGTGGACCGCCACCGGCTGGCCCGCGACCATGGAGGGCGCCGTGCGCAGCGGCCTGCGGGCCTCCCGAGAAGCGTTGTCCGCCCTCGGACTGCCGTTCGACTCCGGCGTCCTGGAGGCGGCATGA
- a CDS encoding phosphocholine cytidylyltransferase family protein — MIGLVLAAGAGRRLRPYTDTLPKALVPIGPEGARDSLTVLDLTLGNFAEIGLTEVAVVVGYRKEAVYERKAALEARYGVTLTLIDNDKAEEWNNAYSLWCARDVLKEGVILANGDTVHPVSVERTLLAARGDGKRIVLALDTAKKLADEEMKVVTEPGRGVRRITKLMDPAQATGEYIGVTLIEGEAAAELADALRATFERDPDLYYEDGYQELVDRGFTIDVAPIGEVAWVEIDNHDDLAKGREIACQY; from the coding sequence ATGATCGGCCTCGTGCTGGCGGCCGGCGCCGGACGGCGTCTGCGCCCCTACACCGACACCCTGCCCAAGGCGCTGGTGCCGATCGGTCCGGAGGGCGCGCGGGACAGCCTCACCGTGCTGGACCTCACCCTGGGCAACTTCGCCGAGATCGGCCTCACCGAGGTCGCGGTCGTCGTCGGGTACCGCAAGGAGGCCGTCTACGAGCGCAAGGCGGCGCTGGAGGCCAGGTACGGCGTCACCCTGACCCTGATCGACAACGACAAGGCCGAGGAGTGGAACAACGCCTACTCCCTGTGGTGCGCCCGCGACGTCCTCAAAGAGGGTGTGATTCTGGCCAACGGCGACACCGTGCACCCGGTGTCGGTGGAGCGGACGCTGCTGGCGGCCCGCGGCGACGGCAAGCGCATCGTGCTGGCGCTGGACACCGCCAAGAAGCTCGCCGACGAGGAGATGAAGGTCGTCACCGAGCCCGGCCGCGGGGTGCGCCGGATCACCAAGCTGATGGACCCCGCGCAGGCCACCGGCGAGTACATCGGCGTCACCCTCATCGAGGGCGAGGCGGCGGCCGAGCTGGCCGACGCGCTCCGGGCCACCTTCGAGCGCGACCCCGACCTGTACTACGAGGACGGCTACCAGGAGCTGGTGGACCGCGGCTTCACCATCGACGTCGCGCCGATCGGCGAGGTCGCGTGGGTGGAGATCGACAACCACGACGACCTCGCCAAGGGCAGGGAGATCGCGTGCCAGTACTGA
- a CDS encoding ABC transporter ATP-binding protein — MAVAEQQTVERKPAAGTRVPTVVVDDVHIVYKVYGAGTGKGSATAALARLLSRKSNPNIRRVHAVRGVTFTAYRGEAIGIIGSNGSGKSTILRAIAGLLPPESGKIYTDGQPSLLGVNAALMNDLTGGTNVILGGLAMGMSQEEVRRRYQGIVDFSGINEKGDFISLPMRTYSSGMAARLRFSIAAAKNHDVLMIDEALATGDRAFQKRSEARIRELRKEAGTVFLVSHNNNSIRDTCDRVLWLEKGELLMDGPTDEVIKAYEAHTGK; from the coding sequence ATGGCCGTGGCTGAGCAGCAGACCGTCGAGCGGAAGCCCGCCGCCGGCACCCGGGTGCCGACCGTCGTCGTGGACGACGTGCACATCGTCTACAAGGTCTACGGGGCGGGCACCGGCAAGGGCAGCGCCACCGCCGCGCTGGCCCGGCTGCTGTCCCGCAAGTCCAACCCCAACATCCGCCGGGTGCACGCGGTGCGCGGCGTCACCTTCACCGCCTACCGCGGTGAGGCGATCGGCATCATCGGCTCCAACGGCTCCGGCAAGTCCACCATCCTGCGCGCCATCGCCGGGCTGCTGCCGCCGGAGAGCGGGAAGATCTACACCGATGGTCAGCCGTCGTTGTTGGGTGTGAACGCGGCGTTGATGAATGATCTGACCGGTGGGACGAATGTGATCCTGGGTGGTCTGGCGATGGGGATGTCGCAGGAGGAGGTGCGGCGTCGGTATCAGGGGATCGTGGATTTCTCGGGGATCAACGAGAAGGGTGATTTCATCTCGTTGCCGATGCGGACGTACTCCTCGGGCATGGCGGCGCGGTTGAGGTTCTCGATCGCGGCGGCGAAGAATCATGATGTGCTGATGATCGACGAGGCGCTGGCGACGGGTGACCGGGCGTTCCAGAAGCGGTCGGAGGCGCGGATCAGGGAGTTGCGCAAGGAGGCCGGCACGGTCTTCCTGGTCAGCCACAACAACAACTCCATCCGGGACACCTGCGACCGGGTGCTGTGGCTGGAGAAGGGCGAGCTGCTGATGGACGGCCCGACCGACGAGGTCATCAAGGCGTACGAGGCCCACACGGGCAAGTGA
- a CDS encoding iron-containing alcohol dehydrogenase family protein codes for MPVLTRLIPSPVVVDINGGALADLTRLLADQRISTSGRLAFAMSEGSGARLRDRLAPELPGADWFPVAGGTIDAAVKLADAMRGKRYDAVVGLGGGKIIDVAKYAAARVGLPMVAVATNLSHDGLCSPVSTLDNDNGRGSYGVPTPIAMVIDLDVIREAPARYVRAGIGDAVSNISAIADWELAHRTNGEPIDGLAAAMARSAGEAVLRHPGGIGDDAFLTTLAEGLVLSGIAMSISGDTRPSSGACHEISHAFDLLFPQRAAAHGEQCGLGAAFAMHLRGAREESGLIAETLRRHGLPVLPEEIGFSEAEFVQAVRYAPQTRPGRFTILEHLDLSDTDIRDAYADYAKAISS; via the coding sequence GTGCCAGTACTGACCCGGCTGATCCCCTCGCCGGTCGTCGTCGACATCAACGGAGGGGCGCTCGCCGACCTCACCCGGCTGCTGGCCGACCAGCGCATCTCCACCTCCGGCCGGCTCGCCTTCGCCATGAGCGAGGGCTCCGGCGCCCGGCTGCGCGACCGGCTGGCGCCCGAACTGCCCGGCGCCGACTGGTTCCCGGTGGCCGGCGGCACCATCGACGCCGCGGTCAAGCTGGCCGACGCGATGCGCGGCAAGCGCTACGACGCGGTGGTCGGCCTGGGCGGCGGCAAGATCATCGACGTGGCCAAGTACGCCGCCGCGCGGGTCGGCCTGCCGATGGTCGCGGTCGCCACCAACCTCTCCCACGACGGCCTGTGCTCGCCGGTGTCCACCCTGGACAACGACAACGGCCGCGGCTCGTACGGGGTGCCGACCCCGATCGCGATGGTCATCGACCTGGACGTGATCCGCGAGGCCCCGGCCCGGTACGTCAGGGCCGGCATCGGCGACGCGGTCTCCAACATCTCGGCCATCGCCGACTGGGAGCTGGCCCACCGCACCAACGGCGAGCCGATCGACGGGCTGGCCGCCGCGATGGCCCGCAGCGCGGGCGAGGCGGTGCTGCGGCACCCCGGCGGCATCGGCGACGACGCCTTCCTCACCACCCTCGCCGAGGGCCTGGTGCTCTCCGGCATCGCCATGTCGATCAGCGGCGACACCCGGCCCTCCTCGGGCGCCTGCCACGAGATCAGCCATGCCTTCGACCTGCTCTTCCCGCAGCGCGCCGCCGCCCACGGCGAGCAGTGCGGCCTCGGCGCCGCCTTCGCCATGCACCTGCGCGGCGCCCGCGAGGAGTCCGGGCTGATCGCCGAGACGCTGCGCCGGCACGGCCTGCCGGTGCTGCCCGAGGAGATCGGCTTCTCCGAGGCGGAGTTCGTGCAGGCCGTGCGGTACGCGCCGCAGACCCGCCCCGGGCGCTTCACCATCCTGGAACACCTCGACCTGTCCGACACCGACATCAGGGACGCATACGCCGACTATGCCAAAGCCATCAGTAGCTGA
- a CDS encoding ABC transporter permease yields MSETTHDGAVAVGAPPAPTADDGLSPAQLAAKYGLSVSGARPGLLEYTRQLWGRRHFINEFAKARTQAQYTQARLGQLWQVMTPLLNAAVYYLIFGLLIGTSKGIDNFIAFLVTGIFIFTFTQSSVLSGVRAVAGNLGLIRALHFPRASMPIAFTLMQLQQLMMSMFVLIAIVLMTGEVPDASWLLAIPALLTQWVFNTGLAMIVARLGSKMTDLAQLMPFILRTWMYMSGVMYSITNLTNHAPHFVRILLDINPAAVYIDLMRFALIDSVTGSQLPPHVWASAVCWAALVGVGGYIYFWKAEEQYGRG; encoded by the coding sequence GTGAGCGAGACAACGCACGATGGTGCGGTCGCCGTGGGCGCCCCCCCAGCGCCGACGGCCGACGACGGCCTCAGCCCCGCGCAGCTTGCGGCCAAGTACGGCCTGTCGGTCAGCGGCGCCCGACCCGGTCTGCTGGAGTACACCCGGCAACTGTGGGGACGCCGACATTTCATCAACGAGTTCGCCAAGGCACGCACCCAGGCCCAGTACACCCAGGCCCGCCTCGGCCAGCTCTGGCAGGTCATGACGCCGCTGCTCAACGCGGCCGTCTACTACCTGATCTTCGGTCTGCTGATCGGCACCAGCAAAGGCATCGACAACTTCATCGCCTTCCTGGTGACCGGCATCTTCATCTTCACCTTCACCCAGTCCTCGGTGCTCAGCGGGGTCCGCGCGGTGGCCGGCAACCTCGGGCTGATCCGCGCGCTGCACTTCCCCCGGGCCTCGATGCCGATCGCCTTCACGCTGATGCAGCTCCAGCAGCTGATGATGTCGATGTTCGTGCTGATCGCCATCGTGCTGATGACCGGTGAGGTGCCGGACGCCTCCTGGCTGCTGGCGATCCCCGCGCTGCTCACCCAGTGGGTGTTCAACACCGGCCTGGCGATGATCGTGGCCCGGCTGGGCAGCAAGATGACCGACCTCGCCCAGCTGATGCCGTTCATCCTGCGCACCTGGATGTACATGTCGGGCGTGATGTACAGCATCACCAACCTGACCAACCACGCGCCGCACTTCGTGCGCATCCTGCTCGACATCAATCCCGCCGCGGTGTACATCGACCTGATGCGCTTCGCGCTGATCGACAGCGTCACCGGCTCCCAGCTGCCGCCGCACGTGTGGGCGAGCGCGGTGTGCTGGGCGGCGCTGGTCGGGGTCGGCGGCTACATCTACTTCTGGAAGGCTGAGGAGCAGTATGGCCGTGGCTGA
- a CDS encoding glycosyltransferase family 2 protein — protein sequence MKLGAVIITMGNRPAELQDLLDSVAKQQGPPIEVAVVGNGSPLPPLPPGLRTVELSENLGIPGGRNVGIELFGPGGSDVDVLLFLDDDGLLPHQDTGELLREAFAADPRLGIVSFRIADPETGVTQRRHVPRLRASDPMRTSRVTTFLGGASAVRTAVIGEVGPLPAEFFYAHEETDLAWRALDAGWMIDYRSDLVLHHPATSPARHAVYHRLVARNRVWLARRNLPWPLVPAYLGVWFALTVLRRPSRPALRAWLGGFREGWATPCGERRPMKWRTVWRLTRLGRPPII from the coding sequence CTGAAGCTCGGCGCGGTGATCATCACCATGGGCAACCGGCCGGCGGAGCTGCAGGACCTGCTGGACTCCGTGGCCAAGCAGCAGGGCCCGCCGATCGAGGTGGCCGTGGTCGGCAACGGCTCCCCGCTGCCGCCGCTGCCGCCGGGCCTGCGCACCGTGGAGCTGTCGGAGAACCTCGGCATCCCCGGCGGGCGCAACGTCGGCATCGAGCTGTTCGGCCCCGGCGGCTCGGACGTGGACGTGCTGCTCTTCCTCGACGACGACGGCCTGCTGCCGCACCAGGACACCGGCGAGCTGCTCCGCGAGGCCTTCGCCGCGGACCCGCGGCTGGGCATCGTCAGCTTCCGCATCGCCGACCCGGAGACCGGTGTCACCCAGCGCCGCCACGTCCCCCGGCTGCGCGCCTCCGACCCGATGCGCACCTCGCGGGTGACGACCTTCCTCGGCGGCGCCAGCGCGGTCCGTACGGCGGTGATCGGCGAGGTCGGACCGCTGCCGGCGGAGTTCTTCTACGCCCACGAGGAGACGGACCTGGCCTGGCGGGCGCTGGACGCCGGCTGGATGATCGACTACCGCTCCGACCTCGTGCTGCACCATCCGGCCACCTCGCCGGCCCGGCACGCGGTCTACCACCGGCTGGTGGCCCGTAACCGGGTGTGGCTGGCCCGTCGCAACCTGCCCTGGCCGCTGGTCCCGGCGTACCTCGGCGTATGGTTCGCGCTGACCGTGCTGCGGCGGCCGTCCCGGCCGGCGCTGCGCGCGTGGCTCGGCGGGTTCCGCGAGGGCTGGGCCACGCCGTGCGGTGAGCGCAGACCCATGAAGTGGCGGACGGTCTGGCGGTTGACCCGACTGGGCCGACCCCCGATCATCTGA
- a CDS encoding cation diffusion facilitator family transporter, translating to MGAGHSHGHHHGPPASGTAGAAYRGRLRIALGITLLVLATEVAGSALTGSLALLADAGHMATDAAGLGMALLAVHVAARPPSERRTFGFARAEILAAVLNAVLLFGVGAFIFYEGVRRLITPHGIDAGLTVVFGLIGVVANSVSLAVLLRGRSESLNVRGAFLEVMADALGSLAVVVAAVVYLGTGWRQADAVASLLIGVLIVPRTWQLLREALDVLLEAAPKDVDMAQVRRHIESLPGVEGLHDLHAWTITSGMPVLSAHVVVGHDVLETVGYEKMLHDLQSCLGAHFDVGHCTFQLEPAGHAEHEAGLCR from the coding sequence ATGGGGGCAGGGCACAGCCACGGCCATCACCACGGGCCGCCCGCGTCCGGCACGGCGGGCGCGGCGTACCGCGGCAGGCTGCGGATCGCGCTGGGCATCACGCTGCTGGTGCTGGCCACCGAGGTGGCCGGAAGCGCGCTGACCGGCTCGCTGGCGCTGCTCGCCGACGCCGGGCACATGGCCACCGACGCGGCCGGCCTCGGCATGGCGCTGCTCGCCGTGCACGTGGCGGCCCGGCCGCCCAGCGAGCGCCGCACCTTCGGCTTCGCCCGCGCCGAGATCCTGGCGGCGGTGCTCAACGCGGTGCTGCTCTTCGGGGTCGGGGCGTTCATCTTCTACGAGGGGGTGCGCCGCCTCATCACCCCGCACGGCATCGACGCCGGGCTGACCGTGGTCTTCGGCCTGATCGGCGTGGTCGCCAACTCGGTGTCGCTGGCGGTGCTGCTGCGCGGCCGGTCGGAGAGCCTCAACGTGCGCGGCGCGTTCCTGGAGGTGATGGCCGACGCGCTGGGCTCGCTCGCGGTGGTGGTCGCCGCCGTGGTCTATCTGGGCACCGGCTGGCGGCAGGCGGATGCGGTGGCGTCGCTGCTGATCGGCGTGCTGATCGTGCCGCGCACCTGGCAGCTGTTGCGGGAGGCGCTGGACGTGCTGCTGGAGGCGGCGCCCAAGGACGTCGACATGGCGCAGGTGCGGCGGCACATCGAGTCGCTGCCCGGCGTGGAGGGCCTGCACGACCTGCACGCCTGGACCATCACCTCGGGGATGCCGGTGCTCTCCGCGCACGTGGTGGTCGGCCACGACGTACTGGAGACGGTCGGCTACGAGAAGATGCTGCACGACCTGCAGAGCTGCCTGGGCGCGCACTTCGACGTCGGGCACTGCACGTTCCAGCTGGAGCCGGCCGGGCACGCGGAGCACGAGGCGGGGCTCTGCCGGTGA
- a CDS encoding polyprenyl synthetase family protein: MSAIGATRGENVTADSVSALLENGRILTTPVLRAAVARLAPPMDTVAAYHFGWIDQAGRPADGDGGKAVRPALAVLSAQAAGAPPETGVPGAVAVELVHNFSLLHDDLMDGDEQRRHRDTVWKVHGPAQAILVGDALFALANEVLLEQGTVDAGRATRRLTTATRKLIDGQAQDISFEHRERVTVQECLEMEGNKTGALLACASSIGAVLGGASESDADALEEYGYHLGLAFQAIDDLLGIWGDPATTGKQTWSDLRQRKKSLPVVAALAAGGSASERLGELLAADAKNLENDAFSEEEFAMRAALIEEAGGREWTSQEARRQYATAIAALDKVDMPDEVQRKLVGLADFVVVREK, translated from the coding sequence ATGAGTGCAATTGGTGCGACAAGAGGAGAGAACGTGACCGCTGACAGCGTCTCCGCGCTGCTGGAGAACGGCCGCATCCTGACCACACCGGTACTGCGCGCGGCCGTGGCACGCCTCGCCCCGCCGATGGACACCGTCGCCGCCTACCACTTCGGCTGGATCGACCAGGCGGGCCGGCCCGCGGACGGCGACGGCGGCAAGGCGGTGCGGCCCGCGCTCGCGGTGCTGTCGGCGCAGGCCGCGGGCGCCCCGCCGGAGACCGGCGTGCCGGGCGCGGTCGCGGTGGAACTCGTGCACAACTTCTCGCTGCTGCACGACGACCTGATGGACGGCGACGAGCAGCGCCGGCACCGCGACACGGTGTGGAAGGTGCACGGTCCGGCCCAGGCGATCCTGGTCGGCGACGCGCTGTTCGCGCTGGCCAACGAGGTGCTGCTGGAGCAGGGCACGGTCGACGCGGGCCGGGCCACCCGGCGGCTGACCACGGCCACCCGCAAGCTGATCGACGGCCAGGCCCAGGACATCTCCTTCGAGCACCGCGAACGGGTCACCGTGCAGGAGTGCCTGGAGATGGAGGGCAACAAGACCGGCGCGCTGCTGGCCTGCGCCAGCTCCATCGGCGCGGTGCTCGGCGGGGCCTCGGAGTCCGACGCCGACGCGCTGGAGGAGTACGGCTACCACCTCGGGCTGGCCTTCCAGGCGATCGACGACCTGCTCGGCATCTGGGGGGACCCGGCGACGACCGGCAAGCAGACCTGGAGCGACCTGCGGCAGCGCAAGAAGTCGCTGCCGGTGGTGGCCGCGCTGGCGGCCGGGGGGTCGGCGTCGGAGCGGTTGGGTGAACTGCTGGCCGCCGACGCGAAGAATCTGGAAAACGACGCCTTCAGCGAGGAAGAGTTCGCCATGCGTGCGGCGTTGATCGAGGAGGCCGGTGGCCGTGAGTGGACTTCGCAGGAAGCCCGCAGGCAGTACGCGACCGCGATCGCCGCGCTGGACAAAGTGGACATGCCAGACGAAGTCCAACGTAAGCTCGTAGGCCTGGCGGATTTTGTGGTGGTTCGCGAAAAGTAA
- the hpnD gene encoding presqualene diphosphate synthase HpnD: MSRDVKGSEHTSGQVLAAYRYCETVTGHEARNFAYGIRLLPTAKRQAMSALYAFSRRVDDIGDGDLATDEKTRRLEETRQVLVRVRAGEVAQDDTDPVAVALADSARRFPLPLGGLDELIDGVQMDVRGETYETWDDLAVYCRCVAGAIGRLSLGVFGTVNGHDHARAAEYADTLGLALQLTNILRDVREDAGNGRTYLPAQDLAKFGCAAGFEGDLPPAGSDFAGLVEFEVRRARALFATGYRLLPMLDRRSGACVSAMAGIYRRLLERIAADPEAVLRGRVSLPGREKAYVAVRGLAGLDARRTAREPRSDA; the protein is encoded by the coding sequence GTGAGCCGGGACGTGAAGGGTTCCGAGCACACGTCCGGTCAGGTACTTGCCGCATACAGGTACTGTGAGACCGTGACCGGCCATGAGGCCCGCAACTTCGCGTACGGGATCCGCCTGCTGCCCACCGCCAAGCGGCAGGCGATGTCCGCGCTGTACGCGTTCTCCCGGCGGGTCGACGACATCGGCGACGGCGACCTCGCCACGGACGAGAAGACCCGTCGGCTGGAGGAGACCCGCCAGGTGCTGGTCCGGGTCCGCGCCGGCGAGGTCGCGCAGGACGACACCGACCCGGTCGCGGTCGCACTCGCCGACTCCGCGCGGCGCTTCCCGCTGCCGCTCGGCGGTCTGGACGAACTGATCGACGGCGTCCAGATGGACGTTCGGGGCGAGACCTACGAAACGTGGGACGACCTGGCCGTTTACTGCCGTTGTGTGGCAGGTGCGATCGGAAGGCTCTCCCTGGGCGTTTTCGGCACCGTGAATGGGCACGATCATGCACGTGCCGCCGAATACGCCGACACGCTCGGCCTCGCCCTGCAGCTCACCAACATCCTGCGCGACGTCCGCGAGGACGCGGGCAACGGACGGACGTACCTGCCCGCCCAGGACCTGGCCAAGTTCGGCTGCGCGGCCGGCTTCGAGGGCGACCTCCCGCCGGCCGGCTCCGACTTCGCCGGCCTGGTGGAGTTCGAAGTGCGCCGCGCCCGCGCCCTGTTCGCCACCGGCTACCGGCTGCTGCCGATGCTCGACCGGCGCAGCGGCGCCTGCGTGTCGGCGATGGCCGGCATCTACCGCCGGCTGCTGGAGCGGATCGCCGCCGACCCCGAGGCGGTGCTGCGCGGCCGGGTCTCGCTGCCCGGCCGGGAGAAGGCCTACGTCGCGGTCCGCGGCCTGGCCGGACTCGACGCCCGCCGCACCGCCCGCGAGCCACGGAGCGACGCGTGA
- the hpnC gene encoding squalene synthase HpnC — MTGDTASRAVLDKAARENFPVAPVFLPRAWRQDLMAVYGFARLVDDIGDGDLAGGGRDDAVLLGLDPEAAGDRVAMLDAFEADLRRVFDAPGEPSHPLLRALGPTVRRHSLSPEPFLGLIAANRQDQTVRRYATYEDLLAYCELSANPVGRLVLAITGTESPERVRRSDAVCTALQIVEHLQDVAEDLGRDRIYLPEQDMKRYGVDEADLAAPRADERVRALIAFEADRAGDLLDDGTPLVGSVRGRLRLLLAGFVGGGRAALHAVEAAGYDVLAGSPKATKPGLLRAVGSTLRRKG, encoded by the coding sequence GTGACCGGGGACACTGCGTCCCGGGCGGTGCTGGACAAGGCCGCGCGCGAGAACTTCCCCGTGGCGCCCGTGTTCCTGCCGCGCGCCTGGCGCCAGGACCTGATGGCCGTGTACGGCTTCGCCCGGCTGGTGGACGACATCGGCGACGGCGACCTGGCCGGCGGCGGCCGCGACGACGCGGTGCTGCTCGGCCTGGACCCCGAGGCGGCCGGCGACCGGGTCGCCATGCTGGACGCCTTCGAGGCCGACCTGCGCCGGGTCTTCGACGCCCCCGGCGAGCCGTCCCACCCGCTGCTGCGGGCCCTTGGGCCCACCGTGCGGCGGCACTCGCTCAGCCCCGAGCCGTTCCTCGGCCTGATCGCCGCCAACCGGCAGGACCAGACGGTGCGGCGCTACGCCACGTACGAGGACCTGCTGGCGTACTGCGAACTGTCCGCGAACCCGGTCGGCCGGCTGGTGCTCGCCATCACCGGCACCGAGAGCCCCGAGCGGGTCAGGCGCTCCGACGCCGTGTGCACCGCGCTGCAGATCGTCGAGCACCTCCAGGACGTCGCGGAGGACCTCGGCAGGGACCGGATCTACCTGCCCGAGCAGGACATGAAACGCTACGGCGTGGACGAGGCGGACCTCGCCGCGCCGCGGGCGGACGAGCGGGTGCGCGCCCTGATCGCCTTCGAGGCGGACCGGGCGGGCGACCTGCTGGACGACGGGACGCCGCTGGTGGGCAGCGTCCGCGGCAGGCTGCGACTGCTGCTCGCCGGCTTCGTCGGCGGCGGACGCGCCGCGCTGCACGCGGTCGAGGCCGCGGGGTACGACGTGCTGGCCGGTTCGCCCAAAGCCACCAAGCCCGGCCTGCTGCGCGCGGTGGGATCGACATTGCGAAGGAAGGGGTGA